From the genome of Mya arenaria isolate MELC-2E11 chromosome 5, ASM2691426v1:
CCACCATAACTTCTTTGAATTTTCTTCCTCAGTCTCTTTTCACCTGGTAATTTTGGTACTTTCTTTGATTTTACAGGTTTTTCGCCATCTTCTTCATCTATTTCTAAAGCATTTTCGTACGGATCCATCCTGACAATGTTGGCGTCATATTTAGCTTCAAAGCCTTCTGACTTTATTCCCAAGCCCAACAAGCCTTCTGAAGAATCCATATCATAATCTTCAGTTTCATTGGAACAGTTGGACAAGTTATCATCTTTATCACTGTAATATTCCTTgattttctttacatatttcttcttttttttcattttcagtctTAAATAGTCTTTTTTCACAGtctttttctttaatttctgTTCCTTAACCTTTCTTTTAACAAATGGCTTAGTTTCTTTTACGGTTATATCACATTTATCGCTGATTTCTACCTTCTCCTGTTTAATCGCAGAAACATTCACCAGATCTATTTCATTGGATTCTTCTACATCTGTCTGTATTGATATTGAGACCATCTCAAACTGAGGATATGCTGTTTTTATGGAATGATTGAAGATAAATGAGCCTGCGCAACCATGAGCCTCTAAATGTTTGTGTAGACAGCAAAGTGTATGGAACACACTCGGACAAGCACCACATCTATAACTCGCTTCAGAAGATATTTCCTCATTACAACTTTGTTCCCCACTGCCAGATTGTACAGTTTCTGCTGCCTTTGAACCATTCAAAGCTGCTTCTGTAGCCTTGTTAATGTTTTCTTGTTCAATGTCACCATCATGTTTATAAGACAAAGGCAAACTCATGACAGGTTTTGATGACAGTGATGGTAAAGCAGCATATTGACTTCCGGTACTAGTTTCCATCATTGCTTGGTTGTAATACTCAGGAAGCCGCATTTCATAGAAATCTCTTGGCCCATGAAGAGGGTATGGTCTGGAATAAGGAGCCATCTCAGGGTTGGTTGGGCCTGCTCTTCTCATGTCAACCCTGTATGGGTTTAGGCTCCCAGCAGCATCATCTGCTTTTCTTTCCATTCTTTCAACCTGAAAATACAAATTGAGAGATACATTATAACTTAAAACTTAATCTTAAAACACAAATTTTTCCCAAATCTAGCAACAAAGGGACAAAATCATGGACAAATTGAAACCAGCAGGATAGACCTCCAAAATGCAACGTTAAAGGAACAACAAAGCTGCAATTCAGGCACCAATGTGTTCCAACAATGTTAAGTCATTAATAGCACGGTCAAGCAAAGCACATCTTTCTGtttggtataaattgtgtaatattgAATTATCCTCAATATAAAGAGCTTTAAGACTAATTATGGAGTAAATGGAACTTGGTTACTTTTCAGGTAAGCTTATGGTAATTGTTTAAAGCGACTgaacaccagattggcaccaaaaaaagtttttttctgtaacgcatctcaggacaattatctaatagaatgtgtaacgctttgatatcataattgtaaaaagaaagtgccaaaatgtaaaaaaaaaaattgtgtcggagaccgggttcgaacccatgtcgccaaaattgcagtccagcgtcgcaTCCACTGAGCTATGTCGGCTTACTCttattgggtgacataattaagctatacacctacctcggtaatatcacgtgataacaccgaccaGCCAATCATGCATTAGGAATGAATTCTCCCTactagacatacccagtaatctttttaaatggaaaaatatgaaataactgctaaacttaaataaattgtaaactatgtggtacttcagttagtaagtttcaatgcatttcaacacattgatgccaagtttatgtcagttttcgacaattttcttgttgttttcgctattttatcatacggagtacagccccttgtATATCTCATGATGTATGTTATATCTCAGTTTATGATTTACTGAGCAACAAGTAACATGAGCTCTTTAGAGAGAATTAAAAAAGGCAACAAACTGAATAACAGTTACTATTTAAATTCAGCTTCTTGCATGCAGTACACAGCTACCAGACCCTTTAACAGATCCTTACCAAATCAGCCCCTTGTTAAATGGGGAGGTTTTTTATCTCCTTGCCAAAGATGCTAAATCCTGTAGACATTTCAGCCCCTGATTACAGACATATTGCAACCctccttatttattttttataatacatgtaaaaaagtataaacatgcattttgttaAAACCAATAAAAATAGATATACAGTAAAAACATTTTAGGACGTCATACCAGTTGTTTGTTTCGGCACCGATtatgtattgcttgaaaatacattttaagacatTTCATAATGGAC
Proteins encoded in this window:
- the LOC128234793 gene encoding zinc finger protein 624-like yields the protein MERKADDAAGSLNPYRVDMRRAGPTNPEMAPYSRPYPLHGPRDFYEMRLPEYYNQAMMETSTGSQYAALPSLSSKPVMSLPLSYKHDGDIEQENINKATEAALNGSKAAETVQSGSGEQSCNEEISSEASYRCGACPSVFHTLCCLHKHLEAHGCAGSFIFNHSIKTAYPQFEMVSISIQTDVEESNEIDLVNVSAIKQEKVEISDKCDITVKETKPFVKRKVKEQKLKKKTVKKDYLRLKMKKKKKYVKKIKEYYSDKDDNLSNCSNETEDYDMDSSEGLLGLGIKSEGFEAKYDANIVRMDPYENALEIDEEDGEKPVKSKKVPKLPGEKRLRKKIQRSYGGEDGKVHCVACNAVFECEREANAHHRKTHPSDERKNEKRLELKENGSYECRICGEEFKFFYKAKKHVKSSHPNKAKACNSLPMECRWCGETFETATICYHHTSSCEHHPKFSCQICGERAETLEELNVHLVVHSNSDNLSCMVCRKAFTNVHYMQRHMLKHNTQKVIQCEHCGKAYSTDRALTHHRKQCTVEETIPCPHCNKMFKTDHSLKLHLMVHTEERPFVCHICGFALKKASYLKRHIRTHTGEKPYKCVDCGMMFSTLNGINRHKMTHSNNKPCVCQYCGKSFTTNWNLKTHLRQHTGDTPYQCGLCGKAFKQNVLLKLHNKTHHPTSYD